The following nucleotide sequence is from Fusobacterium varium.
ATCTACTATGAGAAAAATCAAATACTTGATGTAGAAGCAACTTTTGCTGTGGAACCAAGTGAAGAACAAAAACAAAAATTAATTGATAAATTAACTAAGAAAACTGGAAAAAATATTAACCTTACAGTAAAAGTAGACAGATCTATACTTGGAGGAGGAATCATTAAGATTGGAGACCAAGTAACAGATGGATCTATACGTAAAGAGTTAAACGCATTAAAAAGAAAATAAGTACGGCTGGAAAGCAGGAGGTGTAATCAGTTGAAAATTAGGCCAGAAGAAGTAAGCAGCATAATCAAGAATGAAATTGAAAATTACAAAAAAAGCCTTGATATAAAAACTTCAGGATCTGTGCTAGAGGTAGGAGACGGTATTGCTAGAATATATGGACTTAGCAGTGCAATGTCAGGAGAGCTACTTGAATTCCCTCACGGAGTAATGGGAATGGCACTTAACCTAGAGGAAGATAACGTAGGAGCAGTTATACTTGGAGATTTCTCTCTGATAAAAGAGGGAGATGAAGTGAAAGCTACTGGAAGAGTAGTTTCAGTTCCAGCAGGGGAATCTATGCTTGGAAGAGTAGTAAATGCTCTAGGAGAACCAATTGATGGAAAAGGGGAAATAAAAGCTGAGAAATACATGGAGATTGAAAGAAAAGCATCAGGAATTATCTCTAGAAAACCAGTATTTGAACCTTTACAAACAGGAATAAAATCTATTGATGGTATGGTACCTATCGGTAGAGGACAAAGAGAACTTATAATTGGAGATAGACAAACAGGAAAAACAGCTATTGCTATTGATGCTATCCTAAATCAAAAGGGAACAGGAGTAAAATGTATCTATGTAGCTATAGGACAAAAAAGATCGACTGTTGCACAAATCTATAAAAAATTAGAAGATGCAGGGGCAATGGAATATACTACTATAGTTGCTGCTACAGCATCTGAAGCAGCTCCACTACAATATATGGCTCCATATGCAGGAGTATCTATGGGAGAATATTTCATGGACAAAGGTGAACATGTTCTTATAATATATGATGACCTTTCAAAACATGCAGTAGCTTATAGAGAGATGTCTCTATTACTTAAGAGACCACCTGGAAGAGAAGCTTATCCTGGAGACGTATTCTATCTACATTCAAGATTACTTGAAAGAGCAGCAAAATTATCTGATAAATTAGGTGGAGGATCAATAACAGCTCTTCCAATAATTGAAACACAAGCAGGAGACGTATCTGCTTATATTCCAACAAACGTAATTTCTATTACAGATGGACAAATATTCCTAGATTCACAACTATTTAACTCAGGATTCAGACCAGCTATCAACGCAGGTATATCTGTATCAAGGGTTGGAGGATCTGCACAAATAAAAGCTATGAAACAAGTTGCATCTAAAGTAAAACTTGAATTAGCACAATATACAGAGCTATTAACATTTGCTCAATTTGGATCAGATCTAGATAAATCTACAAAAGCTCAACTAGAAAGAGGACATAGAATTATGGAAGTATTAAAACAACCTCAATACAATCCTTATCCAGTTGAAGAACAAGTAGTTGCATTCTTTGCTGTTATCAATGGATACTTAGATTCAATAGCAGTAGATGATGTAAAAAGATTTGAAACAGAACTTCTTACAGAATTAAGAAATACAACAGATATCTTAAAAGAAATTAGAGAACAAAAAGCTTTAAGTAAAGAATTAGAAGCAAAACTTGGAGATGCTATCAATTCATTTAAGAAAAATTTTAACTAGAGAGAGGTGGGAAAATGGCTGGAGCTAAAGAGATAAGAAATAGAATAAAAAGTGTTCAGTCTACTCACCAGATAACTAAAGCTATGGAAATTGTTTCTACTACAAAATTTAAGAGATTTTCAGCACTTGTAGCTAAATCAAGACCTTATGCAGAGAGTATTCAAAATATTTTAACTAATATAGCTGCTGGGGTAAAAAGTGAAAAACATCCACTTTTTGATGGAAGAGATGAAGTGAAGAAGATAGGTGTTATTGTTATGACTTCTGATAGAGGACTATGTGGAAGTTTTAACAATAGCACATTGAAAGAACTTGAAAAGATTATGAAAGAAAATAGTGGGAAACAAGTTTCAGTAATTGCTATAGGAAGAAAGGGAAGAGAGTATTGTACTAAGAGAAAGTACGACTTAAAAGCAAGCTATATTCAATTAATCCCTGAAACAATGGGAGAAAAGGCAAAAGAGATAAGTGAAAATATAGTTGAATATTACTACAATGGAATATTTGATGAAGTGTATATGATCTATAATAAATTTATCTCTGCTTTGAGAAGTGATCTTAAAGTAAGAAAACTTATCCCAATCGAAAGAGTAGAAGCTACAGAGAATACAGCATATATTTTTGAACCAGATGCAGAAACAATACTATCTGCATTACTTCCTAAATATTTGAATGTAGAGATTTATCAAGCTCTATTGAACAACACTGCTAGTGAACATTCAGCTAGAAAAAATTCGATGAAGAATGCAACAGATAACGCAGAAGAGATGATGACAGAGCTTAATCTGAAATACAATAGAGAAAGACAATCAGCTATTACTCAAGAAATAACTGAAATAGTTGGTGGAGCATCAGCTTTAAATTAAAAATAAGGAGGCAATAGCGTGGAAAACAAAGGAACTATAACACAGATTATCAGTGCCGTTGTAGACGTAGCATTTAAAGACCAGCTGCCTAATATATATAATGCCTTAAAAGTAAAGGTAGAAGATAAAGAACTTGTACTAGAAGTTCAACAGCATTTGGGAAATAATGTAATCAGAGCAGTAGCAATGGACTCTACTGATGGTCTACAAAGAGGTATGGAAGTAATCGACACTGGAGCACCTATTAAAGTTCCAGTAGGGAAAGCAGTATTAGGAAGAATATTAAACGTTTTAGGACAACCAGTTGATGATGGTGGAGCTATTGAAACAGATGAATATCTTCCAATCCATAGAGATGCACCAAGCTTTGAAGAACAAGAAACAGAAACTGAGATATTTGAAACAGGAATAAAGGTAATTGACCTTCTTGCTCCATATATCAAAGGGGGAAAAATTGGTCTGTTCGGAGGAGCTGGAGTTGGAAAAACAGTTCTTATCATGGAGCTTATCAATAACATTGCTAAGGGACATGGAGGACTTTCAGTATTTGCAGGAGTAGGAGAAAGAACAAGAGAAGGAAGAGACCTTTATGATGAAATGACTGAATCAGGAGTTTTATCTAAAACTTCTCTAGTTTATGGACAAATGAACGAGCCACCTGGAGCAAGACTTAGAGTTGCTCTTACTGGACTTACTGTTGCAGAAAACTTTAGAGATAAAGAGGGACAAGACGTTCTTCTATTTATAGATAATATATTCAGATTTACTCAAGCAGGATCTGAAGTATCAGCTCTACTAGGAAGAATGCCTTCAGCAGTTGGATACCAACCAAACCTTGCTACAGAAATGGGTACTCTTCAAGAGAGAATTACATCTACTAAATCAGGATCAATAACATCAGTACAAGCTGTATATGTACCAGCCGATGACCTTACTGACCCTGCACCAGCAACAACATTCTCTCACCTAGATGCTACAACAGTTCTATCAAGAAACATAGCATCTCTAGGAATCTATCCAGCAGTTGACCCACTAGATTCAACTTCTAAAGCTCTATCAGCTGATGTAGTTGGAAAAGAGCACTATACAGTTGCAAGAGAGGTTCAAGCTGTACTACAAAGATATAAAGAACTTCAAGATATCATTGCAATTCTAGGTATGGACGAATTATCTGACGAAGATAAATTAACTGTATCAAGAGCAAGAAAAATTCAAAGATTCTTCTCTCAACCATTCTCAGTTGCTGAGCAATTTACAGGAATGGAAGGAAAATATGTATCAGTAAAAGATACTATTAGAGGATTTAAAGAGATACTTGAAGGAAAACATGATAACATCCCTGAACAAGCATTCCTTTATGTAGGAACTATCGAGGAGGCAGTAGCAAAAGGAAGAGACCTTATGAAAGGGGATGAATAATAATGGCCACTTTTAATGTAAAGGTTGTAACTTATCAAGAAAAAGTTCTTGAGCAAGAGGCTGATTTCCTATTAGTAAGAACTACGG
It contains:
- the atpG gene encoding ATP synthase F1 subunit gamma, which gives rise to MAGAKEIRNRIKSVQSTHQITKAMEIVSTTKFKRFSALVAKSRPYAESIQNILTNIAAGVKSEKHPLFDGRDEVKKIGVIVMTSDRGLCGSFNNSTLKELEKIMKENSGKQVSVIAIGRKGREYCTKRKYDLKASYIQLIPETMGEKAKEISENIVEYYYNGIFDEVYMIYNKFISALRSDLKVRKLIPIERVEATENTAYIFEPDAETILSALLPKYLNVEIYQALLNNTASEHSARKNSMKNATDNAEEMMTELNLKYNRERQSAITQEITEIVGGASALN
- the atpD gene encoding F0F1 ATP synthase subunit beta, with product MENKGTITQIISAVVDVAFKDQLPNIYNALKVKVEDKELVLEVQQHLGNNVIRAVAMDSTDGLQRGMEVIDTGAPIKVPVGKAVLGRILNVLGQPVDDGGAIETDEYLPIHRDAPSFEEQETETEIFETGIKVIDLLAPYIKGGKIGLFGGAGVGKTVLIMELINNIAKGHGGLSVFAGVGERTREGRDLYDEMTESGVLSKTSLVYGQMNEPPGARLRVALTGLTVAENFRDKEGQDVLLFIDNIFRFTQAGSEVSALLGRMPSAVGYQPNLATEMGTLQERITSTKSGSITSVQAVYVPADDLTDPAPATTFSHLDATTVLSRNIASLGIYPAVDPLDSTSKALSADVVGKEHYTVAREVQAVLQRYKELQDIIAILGMDELSDEDKLTVSRARKIQRFFSQPFSVAEQFTGMEGKYVSVKDTIRGFKEILEGKHDNIPEQAFLYVGTIEEAVAKGRDLMKGDE
- a CDS encoding F0F1 ATP synthase subunit alpha — translated: MKIRPEEVSSIIKNEIENYKKSLDIKTSGSVLEVGDGIARIYGLSSAMSGELLEFPHGVMGMALNLEEDNVGAVILGDFSLIKEGDEVKATGRVVSVPAGESMLGRVVNALGEPIDGKGEIKAEKYMEIERKASGIISRKPVFEPLQTGIKSIDGMVPIGRGQRELIIGDRQTGKTAIAIDAILNQKGTGVKCIYVAIGQKRSTVAQIYKKLEDAGAMEYTTIVAATASEAAPLQYMAPYAGVSMGEYFMDKGEHVLIIYDDLSKHAVAYREMSLLLKRPPGREAYPGDVFYLHSRLLERAAKLSDKLGGGSITALPIIETQAGDVSAYIPTNVISITDGQIFLDSQLFNSGFRPAINAGISVSRVGGSAQIKAMKQVASKVKLELAQYTELLTFAQFGSDLDKSTKAQLERGHRIMEVLKQPQYNPYPVEEQVVAFFAVINGYLDSIAVDDVKRFETELLTELRNTTDILKEIREQKALSKELEAKLGDAINSFKKNFN